One part of the Augochlora pura isolate Apur16 chromosome 3, APUR_v2.2.1, whole genome shotgun sequence genome encodes these proteins:
- the Dtd gene encoding D-aminoacyl-tRNA deacylase isoform X3: MKAVIQRVTKASVSVNGEIVNSIGNGLCVLIGIKRDDTLEDIKYIVKKLLNIKIFDGNDKKWGANVMDKQYEILCISQFTLYHNLKGNRLDFHRAMSAQESEPFYNNFLAELGKNYKPELVKDGKFGAMMEVNIQNSGPVTIEIESPIKSNESNQLNDA, translated from the exons ATGAAAGCTGTAATTCAACGAGTGACAAAAGCTAGTGTGTCAG TCAATGGCGAAATTGTTAATAGCATTGGAAATGGTCTCTGTGTCTTAATTGGTATAAAAAGAGATGACACTTTGGAggacataaaatatat AGTAAAAAaactattgaatattaaaatctttgaTGGCAATGATAAAAAATGGGGTGCCAATGTTATGGATAAACAATACGAAATATTATGCATTAGTCAATTCACGCTGTACCATAATCTAAAGGGAAACAGATTAGATTTCCACAGAGCTATGTCTGCACAAGAGTCAGAACcgttttacaacaattttcttgccgaacttggtaaaaattataaaccaGAATTAGTCAAAG ATGGTAAATTTGGAGCAATGATGGAAGTTAATATACAAAACAGCGGACCTGTAACTATAGAAATAGAATCTCCGATAAAGTCTAATGAATCAAATCAATTAAATGACGcctaa
- the Dtd gene encoding D-aminoacyl-tRNA deacylase isoform X1 — protein MEDTNKEKVIGVTSVINVEENAENGEPQKSIVPHITDDKSSNLQSREIQTDTVETETVEELKNQLETLMNSLATLSSEKSKMEANFQMDRKQLRSEKDECEKVIKDLKEKLRKAQTSNYSEVEHIKCKLIMERHEKEKEQADHAKMLKELQKLLYDERRYKEQLEAQLKSQFANKTQCKILEAELEIMRNKLKQAEEAAKETPPILLSLQSEMALMKKQHLNAIHEEQKRATAAEQRARVLAITHETRVTGLEARLAELSEIVGGYDKLRQQDQQAIQKLKDRLISLQDCERNDCLSVNNQPEDIISKIKSLYTKLLDLDNKKSESAHVKSLLNSLGLYDKQQIHDYKEKYEILLQEFDDYKQDISKYNTSNMSHNLQTQNMITHDKNNRTQLHIWEAHSSNLEERVRKLTNELIQKETAFKLKLDQQQKYIQEERAKLEHMYLQKDNEYRNKISSLEQQLLRQRERSMALIVEKDKEILTLKTSFHAILPKKENPFTESKVDTPKYEVQGETASDLVTGLLTNDSPPILHYSQELARKEVQVSASRKKVLELEASLREKQREMVHAKEKQKAEMKAMQAQIARLEACKSREGANLEYLKNVFINYLTTNDISSKRHMLNAISTVLRFTAEELSKVKPS, from the exons ATGGAAGATACTAATAAAGAGAAAGTAATTGGAGTAACATCTGTAATAAATGTAGAAG aaaatgctgAAAATGGAGAGCCACAGAAGTCCATAGTTCCACATATAACAGATGATAAATCATCTAATTTACAA TCACGAGAAATTCAGACGGATACTGTAGAGACAGAAACAGTAgaggaattaaaaaatcaattggaAACTTTAATGAATTCTTTAGCTACTCTTTCATCAGAGAAATCTAAAATGGAAGCAAATTTCCAAATGGATAGAAAACAATTGAGAAGCGAGAAAGATGAA TGTGAGAAAGTAATCAAAGAtttgaaagagaaattaagaaaagcACAAACTTCAAATTATTCGGAAGTTGaacatataaaatgtaaattaatcaTGGAACGTcatgaaaaggaaaaagaacaAGCCGATCACGCTAAAATGTTAAA GGAACTTCAAAAGTTATTGTATGACGAGCGTCGATACAAAGAACAGTTAGAAGCACAATTGAAAAGTCAGTTTGCAAATAAAACCCAATGTAAAATACTAGAGGCTGAATTGGAAATTATGAGAAATAAGCTGAAACAGGCTGAAGAAGCAGCTAAGGAAACACCACCAATTTTATTGTCACTTCAATCTGAAATGGCTCTTATGAAGAAACAGCATCTAAATGCGATACATgaa GAGCAAAAACGAGCTACCGCTGCAGAACAACGAGCCAGAGTATTAGCAATAACTCATGAAACCAGAGTAACAGGCTTAGAAGCAAGATTGGCTGAACTTTCTGAAATCGTTGGAGGATATGATAAACTCAGGCAGCAAGATCAACAAGCTATTCAAAAGTTAAAGGACCGATTAATTAGTTTACAAGATTGTGAACGCAATGATTGTCTTTCTGTTAACAATCAGCCTGAAGACAtcatatctaaaataaaaagcttATATACCAAGTTGCTAGATTTGGATAACAAAAAGAGTGAATCAGCACATGTTAAAT cattattaaatagtttagGTTTATATGACAAACAACAAATTCAcgattataaagaaaaatatgaaattctgcTACAAGAATTTGACGATTATAAACAGgatatatctaaatataatacttcaaATATGTCTCACAATCTTCAAACACAAAATATGATAACGCAcgacaaaaataatagaacgcAATTACATATTTGGGAAGCACACAGCAGCAATTTGGAAGAAAGAGTACGTAAATTAACGAACGAGCTTATTCAGAAAGAAACAGCATTCAAACTTAAGTTAGATCAACAACAAAAG TATATTCAAGAAGAACGAGCAAAATTAGAACACATGTATTTGCAAAAAGACAACGAATatcggaataaaatatcttcgttGGAACAACAATTGTTACGTCAACGAGAACGTTCAATGGCATTAATAGtagaaaaagataaagaaattttaactttGAAAACATCGTTTCATGCGATCCtaccaaaaaaagaaaatccttTTACAGAAAGTAAGGTAGATACGCCAAAATATGAGGTTCAAGGAGAAACTGCATCTGATTTAGTAACAGGATTATTAACAAATGATAGTCCCccaatattacattatagtcAGGAATTAGCAAGGAAAGAAGTTCAAGTCTCGGCTTCTAGAAAAAAAGTTCTAGAATTAGAAGCCAGTCTTCGAGAAAAGCAGAGGGAGATGGTTCATgcgaaagagaaacaaaaggcGGAGATGAAAGCTATGCAAGCTCAGATTGCCag ACTTGAAGCTTGTAAATCCAGAGAAGGCGCTAATCttgaatatttgaagaatgttttcataaattatctGACTACCAATGATATTTCTAGTAAACGGCATATGCTGAATGCTATTTCTACAGTATTACGCTTTACTGCAGAAGAACTAAGTAAAGTTAAACCCTCATAA
- the Dtd gene encoding D-aminoacyl-tRNA deacylase isoform X4, which translates to MEDTNKEKVIGVTSVINVEENAENGEPQKSIVPHITDDKSSNLQSREIQTDTVETETVEELKNQLETLMNSLATLSSEKSKMEANFQMDRKQLRSEKDECEKVIKDLKEKLRKAQTSNYSEVEHIKCKLIMERHEKEKEQADHAKMLKYVIHM; encoded by the exons ATGGAAGATACTAATAAAGAGAAAGTAATTGGAGTAACATCTGTAATAAATGTAGAAG aaaatgctgAAAATGGAGAGCCACAGAAGTCCATAGTTCCACATATAACAGATGATAAATCATCTAATTTACAA TCACGAGAAATTCAGACGGATACTGTAGAGACAGAAACAGTAgaggaattaaaaaatcaattggaAACTTTAATGAATTCTTTAGCTACTCTTTCATCAGAGAAATCTAAAATGGAAGCAAATTTCCAAATGGATAGAAAACAATTGAGAAGCGAGAAAGATGAA TGTGAGAAAGTAATCAAAGAtttgaaagagaaattaagaaaagcACAAACTTCAAATTATTCGGAAGTTGaacatataaaatgtaaattaatcaTGGAACGTcatgaaaaggaaaaagaacaAGCCGATCACGCTAAAATGTTAAAGTATGTGATACATATGtag
- the Dtd gene encoding D-aminoacyl-tRNA deacylase isoform X2, producing the protein MRNKLKQAEEAAKETPPILLSLQSEMALMKKQHLNAIHEEQKRATAAEQRARVLAITHETRVTGLEARLAELSEIVGGYDKLRQQDQQAIQKLKDRLISLQDCERNDCLSVNNQPEDIISKIKSLYTKLLDLDNKKSESAHVKSLLNSLGLYDKQQIHDYKEKYEILLQEFDDYKQDISKYNTSNMSHNLQTQNMITHDKNNRTQLHIWEAHSSNLEERVRKLTNELIQKETAFKLKLDQQQKYIQEERAKLEHMYLQKDNEYRNKISSLEQQLLRQRERSMALIVEKDKEILTLKTSFHAILPKKENPFTESKVDTPKYEVQGETASDLVTGLLTNDSPPILHYSQELARKEVQVSASRKKVLELEASLREKQREMVHAKEKQKAEMKAMQAQIARLEACKSREGANLEYLKNVFINYLTTNDISSKRHMLNAISTVLRFTAEELSKVKPS; encoded by the exons ATGAGAAATAAGCTGAAACAGGCTGAAGAAGCAGCTAAGGAAACACCACCAATTTTATTGTCACTTCAATCTGAAATGGCTCTTATGAAGAAACAGCATCTAAATGCGATACATgaa GAGCAAAAACGAGCTACCGCTGCAGAACAACGAGCCAGAGTATTAGCAATAACTCATGAAACCAGAGTAACAGGCTTAGAAGCAAGATTGGCTGAACTTTCTGAAATCGTTGGAGGATATGATAAACTCAGGCAGCAAGATCAACAAGCTATTCAAAAGTTAAAGGACCGATTAATTAGTTTACAAGATTGTGAACGCAATGATTGTCTTTCTGTTAACAATCAGCCTGAAGACAtcatatctaaaataaaaagcttATATACCAAGTTGCTAGATTTGGATAACAAAAAGAGTGAATCAGCACATGTTAAAT cattattaaatagtttagGTTTATATGACAAACAACAAATTCAcgattataaagaaaaatatgaaattctgcTACAAGAATTTGACGATTATAAACAGgatatatctaaatataatacttcaaATATGTCTCACAATCTTCAAACACAAAATATGATAACGCAcgacaaaaataatagaacgcAATTACATATTTGGGAAGCACACAGCAGCAATTTGGAAGAAAGAGTACGTAAATTAACGAACGAGCTTATTCAGAAAGAAACAGCATTCAAACTTAAGTTAGATCAACAACAAAAG TATATTCAAGAAGAACGAGCAAAATTAGAACACATGTATTTGCAAAAAGACAACGAATatcggaataaaatatcttcgttGGAACAACAATTGTTACGTCAACGAGAACGTTCAATGGCATTAATAGtagaaaaagataaagaaattttaactttGAAAACATCGTTTCATGCGATCCtaccaaaaaaagaaaatccttTTACAGAAAGTAAGGTAGATACGCCAAAATATGAGGTTCAAGGAGAAACTGCATCTGATTTAGTAACAGGATTATTAACAAATGATAGTCCCccaatattacattatagtcAGGAATTAGCAAGGAAAGAAGTTCAAGTCTCGGCTTCTAGAAAAAAAGTTCTAGAATTAGAAGCCAGTCTTCGAGAAAAGCAGAGGGAGATGGTTCATgcgaaagagaaacaaaaggcGGAGATGAAAGCTATGCAAGCTCAGATTGCCag ACTTGAAGCTTGTAAATCCAGAGAAGGCGCTAATCttgaatatttgaagaatgttttcataaattatctGACTACCAATGATATTTCTAGTAAACGGCATATGCTGAATGCTATTTCTACAGTATTACGCTTTACTGCAGAAGAACTAAGTAAAGTTAAACCCTCATAA